The Candidatus Woesearchaeota archaeon genome window below encodes:
- a CDS encoding FHA domain-containing protein has product MVVDSRDGTLEDGTLEHVIDAVISGHSEQGYPGYEVDIAKELDAPRYAYSGKNQDAFRAFFIRDGEGRIKYNIGMVADGVSHGGFGEIAANLAIGIVSEYLANKLSDTSKGTEPIAVDASKAQLEQYIREAMDVANEVIRKVREDLLTNKTITAQNETLDILLDARKSYFEASQDIVRTIVGSVKTEVVKSRIVELGKDKEFTLSKDITVKGKTYFKAGDKVINPEDKRLSTGFDVVVERYDHEKGEVDTVIGHTGDTRTYLCTKDVAGTTDVRQLTTDITFGTYCNDSRLAKDKGVVISGLGHHDDLLKPYAWETHDGKPVIVKSDDRREDVPVRFTHPKYEVGSRTDKLVIDLERLVVVCSDGVYNKNKASLNADGTFKIPFLEKEVISDGTESNPSPRERAASIATEIVEAKRAERTVKPITPEHGKGELKGKYYLDDTTAVVIRSRLHPAETIHSHTGSDATPPKGTPAFDDRTVIGYSLRVVEPTTGNTLRNLEGAEIKGFYTLDDLTKRGVEKAVFIGRKEDKCHIVIPDQRISGVHAKIYADRATGKVFLEDAGSKNGTFLETDLEHKLTQPVEVSKATTFVLSYFVKDGTAEKACKLEVTPVYEDEIQVVGYRVIVTNSDTGVVVREAKYSVNLMHSGIRIGNKEFRDICLEQLVAEDHGFLQVSGSGCSVIFRIEGNAETYRVNDDLQPVRDKKLSGRQNLQLGQYLNLEGRFNVRVVPEYGIPEHEIEVELEVVEEGASETPPVLPNATQPQRRQLGDIAGLEEPRQVLIAGPVVDLRTDDDRRSRRVEGGADGVYLASDVIEDLSRTRTDIRLADAQQKKTPDPTKDVNASVGTVEIYTNVPVDKVHEIVSKRYTTVPVGTVEKEPFYQTHPIATAVAIGVAAISGMVYAIATRDTTLADRLNESVVESRHIRDAETESEREGAGLEQTAASYSPQSEPRAMDLETAQARREPDNNPYAAETVDGVSLTPVRVGDRLFYLAAPQKEGLTVDALVKAYNSGKGDVCQPVGADSMGILSSDGKVYHLQSGNIGNVGKSEVLKDARYIGECRTLVK; this is encoded by the coding sequence ATGGTGGTTGATAGTAGAGATGGTACTCTAGAAGATGGCACTTTAGAACACGTGATTGATGCTGTTATTAGTGGTCATTCTGAACAAGGTTATCCTGGGTATGAGGTTGATATTGCTAAAGAACTTGATGCTCCACGATATGCTTATAGTGGTAAAAATCAAGATGCTTTCCGTGCTTTTTTCATACGTGATGGAGAAGGAAGAATTAAATATAATATAGGTATGGTTGCAGATGGTGTAAGTCATGGAGGTTTTGGAGAAATAGCAGCCAATCTTGCAATAGGTATTGTTTCAGAATATTTAGCAAATAAATTATCAGATACTAGTAAAGGTACTGAACCTATTGCTGTTGATGCTTCTAAAGCACAACTTGAACAATATATTAGAGAAGCAATGGATGTTGCTAACGAAGTGATTAGAAAAGTAAGGGAAGATTTACTTACCAACAAAACTATTACTGCTCAAAATGAAACTCTTGATATTCTTCTGGATGCACGTAAGTCTTATTTTGAAGCTTCACAAGATATAGTTAGAACTATTGTTGGAAGTGTAAAAACAGAAGTTGTTAAATCAAGAATTGTAGAACTGGGAAAAGATAAAGAGTTTACTCTAAGTAAGGATATAACTGTCAAAGGCAAAACCTACTTTAAAGCAGGGGATAAAGTAATCAATCCAGAGGATAAACGATTATCAACAGGATTTGATGTTGTTGTTGAAAGATATGATCATGAAAAAGGAGAAGTTGATACTGTTATTGGTCATACTGGCGATACAAGAACCTATCTCTGCACTAAGGATGTTGCAGGAACTACAGATGTGCGACAACTAACAACAGATATTACTTTTGGAACATATTGTAATGATTCACGCTTAGCAAAAGATAAGGGTGTGGTCATTTCAGGACTTGGCCATCATGATGATCTTTTAAAACCTTATGCATGGGAAACACATGATGGTAAACCTGTTATTGTAAAGTCAGATGATAGAAGAGAAGATGTTCCTGTTCGTTTCACTCATCCTAAATATGAAGTAGGTTCTCGAACAGATAAACTTGTTATTGATCTTGAACGGCTTGTTGTTGTTTGTTCAGATGGTGTTTATAACAAAAATAAAGCGTCATTAAATGCAGATGGAACATTTAAAATTCCGTTCCTTGAAAAAGAGGTAATTTCTGATGGTACAGAATCAAATCCATCACCTCGTGAACGCGCTGCTTCAATAGCAACAGAAATAGTTGAAGCAAAACGTGCAGAGAGAACAGTAAAACCAATCACTCCAGAACATGGGAAAGGAGAACTTAAAGGTAAGTATTATTTAGATGACACAACAGCTGTTGTAATAAGAAGCAGATTACACCCAGCAGAAACAATTCATAGTCACACCGGTTCAGACGCAACTCCACCAAAAGGAACACCAGCTTTTGATGATAGAACAGTAATTGGTTATTCATTAAGAGTAGTTGAACCAACCACAGGTAATACCTTGAGAAATTTGGAAGGTGCAGAAATAAAAGGATTTTATACGTTGGATGATTTAACAAAGCGAGGCGTTGAAAAAGCAGTATTTATAGGGAGAAAAGAGGACAAATGCCATATTGTAATTCCTGACCAGAGAATTTCAGGTGTTCATGCTAAAATATATGCAGATCGTGCAACAGGAAAGGTTTTTTTAGAAGATGCTGGCAGTAAAAATGGAACTTTTCTTGAAACTGATCTTGAACATAAACTAACGCAACCAGTAGAAGTATCAAAAGCCACCACTTTTGTTCTTAGTTATTTTGTCAAAGATGGTACAGCAGAAAAAGCATGCAAACTAGAAGTAACACCAGTTTATGAAGATGAAATCCAAGTAGTTGGCTATAGAGTTATCGTAACAAATTCTGATACAGGAGTTGTGGTGAGAGAAGCTAAATACAGTGTAAATTTAATGCATTCAGGTATAAGAATTGGAAACAAAGAATTTAGAGACATTTGTTTAGAACAACTTGTTGCAGAAGATCATGGATTTCTTCAAGTAAGTGGAAGTGGCTGTAGTGTTATATTCAGAATAGAAGGAAACGCAGAAACATATCGAGTAAATGATGATCTTCAACCAGTCCGGGACAAAAAACTTAGTGGAAGACAAAATCTGCAATTAGGACAATATCTTAATTTAGAGGGGAGATTCAATGTCCGTGTTGTTCCTGAATATGGGATTCCTGAACATGAAATCGAAGTAGAACTAGAAGTTGTTGAAGAAGGAGCATCAGAAACTCCGCCAGTATTACCGAATGCAACTCAGCCTCAACGCAGACAACTAGGTGACATAGCTGGACTTGAAGAACCAAGACAAGTTCTCATAGCAGGTCCAGTTGTTGATTTAAGAACAGATGACGACAGAAGAAGTCGTAGGGTAGAAGGTGGCGCTGATGGTGTATATTTAGCTAGTGATGTTATAGAAGATCTAAGCAGAACACGAACTGATATTCGATTAGCTGACGCACAACAAAAAAAAACTCCTGATCCAACAAAAGATGTAAATGCTTCTGTAGGTACAGTCGAAATATATACAAATGTTCCAGTAGATAAAGTTCACGAAATAGTTAGCAAAAGATATACAACTGTTCCAGTAGGTACAGTCGAAAAAGAACCATTTTATCAAACACATCCAATTGCTACAGCAGTTGCTATTGGTGTAGCTGCAATAAGTGGTATGGTGTATGCAATAGCAACTAGAGATACTACTTTAGCTGACCGTTTAAATGAATCAGTCGTTGAATCAAGACACATAAGAGATGCTGAAACTGAATCAGAAAGAGAAGGAGCAGGATTAGAACAAACAGCTGCATCGTACTCTCCTCAATCTGAACCACGAGCAATGGATCTTGAAACAGCCCAAGCTCGAAGAGAACCAGATAATAATCCTTATGCTGCTGAAACAGTTGACGGAGTTTCATTGACACCTGTTCGTGTTGGTGATAGATTATTTTACCTAGCTGCTCCTCAGAAAGAAGGGTTAACCGTAGATGCACTAGTTAAAGCTTATAACTCCGGAAAAGGCGATGTATGCCAACCAGTAGGTGCTGATAGCATGGGAATATTAAGTAGTGATGGAAAAGTATATCATCTTCAATCAGGAAACATTGGAAACGTTGGAAAGTCTGAAGTTTTAAAAGATGCAAGATATATAGGTGAATGTAGAACTCTTGTTAAATGA
- a CDS encoding 30S ribosomal protein S27e produces the protein MRAIKEPKSKFIKVRCPKCKNEQITFGKSSNKVICLVCEKVLVEPTGGKSRIKARVLEVLE, from the coding sequence ATGAGAGCAATTAAAGAACCAAAGAGTAAATTCATCAAAGTTAGGTGTCCTAAATGTAAAAACGAGCAGATTACGTTTGGCAAGAGTTCTAACAAAGTTATTTGCTTAGTTTGTGAGAAAGTGCTTGTTGAGCCAACAGGCGGCAAGTCACGGATTAAAGCGCGTGTTTTAGAGGTTTTAGAATAA
- a CDS encoding translation initiation factor IF-2 subunit alpha, with amino-acid sequence MLYRKAGIPEESELVMCTVTKIQYNAVFANLDEYDNKSGMIHISEIAPGRIRNIRDFVKEGKKIVCVVLRVDRERGHIDLSLRRVSEGQQRTKVNQLKQEAIAEKIIEMLARELKKEVRKLYDEITDKIFQKYDMLHPCFQEVSRNETSLTGLGLAPDIAEKLAKLISQRIKPPEVLLQGRLQLKSYADTGVEVIKDALLQGQKAGGEHLLIKYLGAGTYHISITAEDYKTAEAGLKKCLDTIEALMKKIQGIFSFARTEKK; translated from the coding sequence ATGTTATATCGAAAAGCAGGCATACCAGAAGAATCTGAATTAGTTATGTGCACTGTTACGAAGATTCAGTATAATGCTGTCTTTGCTAATTTGGATGAATATGATAATAAATCTGGTATGATTCACATCAGTGAAATTGCGCCAGGAAGAATTAGAAATATCCGCGATTTTGTTAAAGAAGGAAAAAAAATTGTCTGCGTTGTTTTGCGCGTTGACCGAGAACGTGGGCATATTGATTTATCCTTAAGAAGAGTTTCTGAAGGCCAGCAGCGAACCAAAGTTAATCAATTAAAACAAGAAGCAATTGCTGAAAAAATTATTGAAATGCTTGCCCGAGAACTCAAAAAAGAGGTCAGAAAATTATATGATGAGATTACTGATAAAATATTTCAAAAATATGATATGCTGCATCCTTGTTTTCAAGAGGTTTCCCGCAATGAAACATCATTAACTGGATTAGGATTAGCGCCTGATATTGCTGAAAAGCTTGCTAAACTTATTAGCCAGCGAATAAAGCCTCCTGAAGTATTATTGCAGGGAAGACTGCAGTTAAAAAGCTATGCTGATACTGGTGTCGAAGTAATTAAAGATGCTTTGCTTCAAGGACAAAAAGCTGGTGGGGAACATCTCTTGATTAAATATTTAGGAGCAGGAACCTACCATATCAGCATTACTGCTGAAGATTATAAAACTGCTGAAGCTGGATTAAAAAAATGTCTTGATACTATTGAAGCGCTTATGAAAAAGATCCAAGGCATCTTTTCTTTTGCCCGTACAGAAAAAAAGTGA
- a CDS encoding ribosome biogenesis protein, with protein sequence MAKHILKCIGCQKYTMNEHCSCGGKAVSPKPAKYSPEDKYGHMRREVKKKELIEKGLL encoded by the coding sequence ATGGCAAAACATATTCTGAAATGCATCGGTTGTCAGAAATATACGATGAATGAACATTGTTCTTGCGGTGGAAAAGCCGTTTCTCCAAAGCCAGCAAAATATTCTCCTGAAGATAAATATGGCCATATGAGGCGGGAAGTAAAGAAAAAAGAATTGATTGAAAAAGGATTATTGTAA
- the thyA gene encoding thymidylate synthase: protein MQVYLDLIKKVLAEGEQRSNRTGTDTVSYFGAHYKIDLAKGYPLLTTKKVFFNSIIHELLWFLSGVTHIKDLKEKTKIWNAWASEEKNWELGQTYGYQWVKWEQYVKDPHTGEITCNHINQIQKIIDDLKTNPFNRRMVVSAWNPADFYRQDNDPKKTVMPSACHTMFMFHVTNDKKLNCHLTQRSGDLMLGIPFNMASYAALTQMLAQECGLQLGQFSHYINDCHIYVNHLDGAKEQLLRTPKSLPQLKIASKPFWELKFEDFELLNYDPHPAIKLPIAV from the coding sequence ATGCAAGTTTATTTGGATTTGATTAAAAAGGTGTTAGCAGAGGGAGAACAGCGAAGCAACAGAACAGGCACTGATACTGTTTCGTATTTCGGCGCTCATTATAAAATCGATCTTGCAAAAGGCTATCCTTTATTAACCACTAAAAAAGTATTTTTTAATTCTATTATCCATGAGTTATTATGGTTTTTATCAGGAGTTACTCATATTAAAGATTTAAAAGAAAAAACTAAAATCTGGAATGCGTGGGCATCAGAAGAAAAAAACTGGGAATTAGGGCAAACCTATGGTTATCAATGGGTTAAGTGGGAACAGTATGTAAAAGATCCTCACACGGGGGAAATTACTTGCAATCATATTAATCAAATTCAAAAAATAATTGATGATTTGAAAACAAACCCTTTTAACAGGCGCATGGTTGTTTCTGCATGGAATCCTGCAGATTTTTATCGTCAAGATAATGATCCTAAAAAAACAGTTATGCCTTCTGCCTGCCACACCATGTTTATGTTTCATGTGACTAATGATAAAAAATTAAACTGCCATCTCACACAACGTTCAGGAGATTTAATGTTAGGGATTCCTTTTAACATGGCAAGCTATGCTGCGTTAACGCAAATGTTAGCACAGGAATGCGGATTGCAGCTTGGGCAATTCAGCCATTATATTAATGACTGCCATATTTATGTTAATCATCTTGATGGCGCAAAAGAACAGTTGTTGCGAACACCAAAATCTCTGCCGCAATTGAAGATTGCCAGCAAACCATTTTGGGAATTAAAATTTGAAGATTTTGAATTATTGAATTATGATCCTCATCCTGCGATAAAATTGCCGATTGCTGTTTGA
- a CDS encoding nucleotidyl transferase AbiEii/AbiGii toxin family protein: MIPKDFIDNIGEKLGNIRKELLEKDLLLHLLLTELMRDDYFKKNYVFKGGTCLTKCYLGYYRFSEDLDFSFIAQDLFEKKTEKNIRKLLSKEIDILTTLLDDKCKKLSFDYNIDKKNNKYHEFGGSNKFVTFKLWYISVELQREMFIKIQINFVEVFKYPFKSKNAISLLHLLSEKNKKELLFLFPQEMSSFNTTIKVLCYDLHEILLEKARAILTRQAVKERDFVDLYFILRFLGEKINNYKVNIIEKTMFMLNYEKYRNNLLENEHVLKAFKDFQENILLQQEPQDLKLFFHTLKEYLIRVIQEIKTKENTKK, translated from the coding sequence ATGATTCCAAAAGATTTCATTGATAATATTGGTGAAAAGCTTGGAAATATAAGAAAAGAACTCTTAGAAAAAGACCTTTTGTTACATCTTCTTCTAACAGAGTTGATGAGGGATGACTATTTTAAAAAAAACTATGTCTTCAAAGGTGGAACATGCCTAACTAAATGCTATCTGGGATATTATAGATTTTCTGAAGATTTAGATTTTAGTTTTATAGCGCAAGATCTATTTGAAAAGAAAACCGAGAAGAATATCAGAAAATTATTATCTAAAGAAATAGACATCCTAACAACATTGCTCGATGACAAATGCAAGAAGCTGTCATTTGATTACAACATTGATAAAAAAAATAATAAGTATCATGAATTTGGCGGAAGCAATAAGTTTGTTACCTTTAAATTATGGTATATTTCGGTTGAATTACAAAGAGAAATGTTTATAAAAATACAAATTAATTTTGTTGAAGTTTTTAAGTATCCTTTTAAATCAAAAAATGCAATTTCACTGCTCCACCTACTTTCAGAAAAAAATAAAAAAGAATTGTTATTTCTCTTTCCTCAGGAAATGAGTTCTTTTAACACAACTATAAAGGTACTATGCTATGATCTCCATGAAATTCTCTTAGAAAAAGCAAGGGCTATACTAACACGGCAGGCTGTTAAAGAAAGGGATTTTGTTGATCTATATTTTATACTAAGATTTCTTGGAGAAAAAATTAATAATTACAAGGTAAATATCATTGAAAAAACAATGTTTATGTTAAACTATGAAAAATACAGGAATAATCTTCTTGAAAATGAACATGTGTTGAAAGCGTTTAAAGACTTTCAAGAGAATATTCTTCTTCAGCAAGAACCGCAAGATTTAAAGCTATTTTTTCATACCTTAAAAGAATATTTAATACGTGTAATCCAAGAAATAAAAACAAAGGAAAATACAAAAAAATAA
- a CDS encoding dihydrofolate reductase: MEIIIIAALAENFVIGKNNRLPWHYKEDFQHFKALTIGHPVVMGRKTYESIGKPLPNRKNIVLTRDLSQYEPLTLQGCYPVESLTKAIILAEHQFHAKKLFIIGGAQVYQQGLNIADTMELTLVHKNVEGDTYFPKWDGQQWKEVHREDVGEISFVTLKRVKYI, from the coding sequence ATGGAAATTATCATCATTGCTGCACTTGCTGAAAACTTTGTTATTGGCAAAAATAATAGGTTGCCGTGGCATTACAAAGAAGATTTTCAGCATTTTAAAGCATTGACAATAGGACATCCGGTAGTTATGGGAAGGAAAACCTATGAAAGCATTGGAAAGCCATTGCCAAATCGAAAAAATATTGTTCTTACCAGAGATTTATCGCAATATGAACCATTAACATTGCAGGGATGCTATCCAGTTGAATCATTAACCAAAGCGATTATTTTAGCTGAGCATCAATTTCATGCAAAGAAATTATTTATTATTGGCGGAGCGCAAGTTTACCAGCAAGGATTAAATATTGCAGATACTATGGAATTAACCTTGGTTCATAAAAATGTCGAAGGGGATACTTATTTTCCAAAATGGGATGGACAACAATGGAAAGAAGTTCATCGAGAAGATGTAGGAGAGATTAGTTTTGTCACATTGAAAAGAGTGAAATATATTTGA
- a CDS encoding metal transporter, producing MKKQKKQILKCTNIKECFKLGEQALLPIILLVIFLFVFMKFGPLGVFKGDMPPLEKILIQRVIFTPEEMKLLIFNDGPEPVTISQVMINDVYWKFDIIHNVDLSALSSQTLKPLDKAVIVVNYPWVEGDTEHITLVSSTGVTFDKEVAVAFLSPHFSRLYLDSFILLGLYIGVIPVFLGLLWFPFLRNLSRKWFTFLISLSIGILVFLGFDALGEALILISEIPEAMNGIGIVIIGFIGAVLVLGGVSYITIYHQTKKSYHASLCLGYLIALGIGIHNLGEGLAVGSAYALGEIALGSLLVIGFMIHNITEGIPIISPLTKKSGKIPNLLTHLIMMGLIAGGPTIIGTLIGGFSYSVALSAFFLAFGAGSIFTVVFDILQSLKTTTNAENSWKSVCTVENIIGFIIGLLVMYVTGFMVVG from the coding sequence ATGAAAAAACAAAAAAAACAGATATTGAAATGCACTAACATTAAAGAATGCTTTAAGCTTGGAGAACAAGCATTGCTCCCCATAATTTTATTAGTAATTTTTCTCTTTGTATTTATGAAATTTGGACCGTTAGGTGTGTTCAAAGGTGATATGCCCCCACTGGAAAAAATCCTTATCCAGCGTGTTATCTTTACTCCAGAAGAAATGAAACTGCTGATATTTAACGACGGTCCAGAACCAGTCACTATCAGTCAAGTGATGATCAATGATGTGTATTGGAAATTTGATATCATTCATAATGTAGATTTATCTGCATTATCTTCTCAAACGTTGAAACCATTAGACAAAGCAGTTATTGTTGTTAATTATCCATGGGTTGAAGGTGATACTGAACATATTACGCTGGTTTCAAGCACTGGTGTCACGTTTGACAAAGAAGTAGCAGTTGCTTTTCTCAGTCCACATTTTAGCAGATTATATCTTGACAGTTTTATATTGCTTGGTTTGTATATTGGTGTGATTCCAGTTTTTTTAGGATTATTATGGTTTCCATTTTTGCGAAATTTATCAAGAAAATGGTTTACCTTTTTGATCTCGTTAAGTATAGGTATTTTGGTATTTCTTGGATTTGATGCATTAGGAGAAGCGCTGATATTAATTTCTGAAATTCCAGAAGCAATGAATGGTATTGGTATCGTCATCATTGGATTTATCGGCGCAGTTCTTGTTTTAGGTGGTGTAAGCTACATTACCATATATCACCAAACAAAAAAATCATATCATGCTTCATTATGTCTTGGTTATTTAATTGCTCTCGGCATTGGCATTCACAATCTTGGTGAAGGATTGGCAGTTGGCAGCGCCTATGCTTTAGGGGAGATTGCTCTCGGCAGTTTACTGGTTATTGGGTTTATGATACATAACATTACTGAGGGCATTCCTATAATATCTCCTTTAACTAAAAAATCAGGCAAGATTCCGAATTTATTAACACATTTAATTATGATGGGTCTTATTGCAGGCGGCCCAACTATTATTGGCACCCTGATTGGCGGATTTTCTTATTCAGTTGCTTTGAGCGCATTCTTCCTAGCATTTGGCGCAGGTTCGATATTTACCGTAGTGTTTGATATACTTCAAAGCCTGAAAACAACAACTAATGCTGAAAACTCGTGGAAATCGGTCTGCACCGTAGAAAACATTATTGGGTTTATTATTGGCTTATTAGTAATGTATGTGACAGGATTTATGGTTGTTGGATGA
- a CDS encoding multicopper oxidase domain-containing protein: MVQKTLQQLKLPLLVFLIIIIIGSVLLTVTYLETKQKKPDILKLQKNTQSQRGVVSEVSEDAIGIDPEAYLTTWNFNNLPEQERKKYYRETKQEDGSLLREYWIHAEDKEIEIAPGVFFPAWTYNGQVPGPSIRATEGDKIKIYFTNRGTKPHSLHFHGFHDPSMDGSMPEQVVLPGQSFTYEFTAEPFGVHLYHCHGFPVAQHIHKGLYGVYIVDPKPEKDTRPKPDQELIMLMNGFDTNFDEENEVYAVNSIAFYYDQHPINLKANELVRIYLVNMLEFDQINSFHVHANFFDEYKTGTKLTPDTFTDITVLGQGERSIIDMTFRYPGRYMFHAHKTEFAEKGWMGHFEVIDEKTKKTDIEMH, translated from the coding sequence ATGGTTCAGAAAACGCTTCAGCAGTTAAAGCTACCTCTATTAGTTTTTCTTATCATCATTATTATTGGATCTGTTTTATTAACCGTTACGTATCTTGAAACTAAGCAAAAAAAGCCAGATATTCTGAAACTCCAAAAAAATACGCAGTCTCAGCGTGGTGTTGTCAGTGAAGTTTCAGAAGATGCTATTGGGATTGATCCTGAAGCATATTTAACAACATGGAATTTTAATAATCTTCCAGAACAAGAACGGAAAAAATATTATCGCGAGACAAAGCAGGAAGATGGATCATTATTGCGTGAATATTGGATACATGCTGAAGATAAAGAAATAGAAATTGCTCCTGGTGTTTTCTTTCCAGCATGGACATACAATGGTCAAGTTCCTGGTCCTAGCATTCGAGCAACTGAAGGTGATAAAATTAAAATTTATTTTACTAATCGAGGAACTAAGCCGCATAGCTTACATTTTCATGGTTTTCATGATCCAAGTATGGATGGTTCAATGCCAGAACAAGTAGTGCTTCCTGGACAATCCTTTACTTATGAATTTACTGCTGAACCATTTGGCGTGCATTTATATCATTGCCATGGATTTCCTGTAGCGCAGCATATTCACAAAGGATTGTATGGTGTTTATATTGTTGATCCAAAACCAGAAAAAGATACTCGTCCAAAGCCAGACCAAGAATTGATTATGCTGATGAATGGTTTTGATACTAATTTTGATGAAGAGAACGAAGTATATGCAGTGAATAGTATTGCATTTTATTATGACCAACATCCTATTAACCTTAAAGCAAATGAACTGGTAAGAATTTATCTGGTTAATATGCTTGAATTTGATCAGATTAATTCATTTCATGTTCATGCAAACTTTTTTGATGAATACAAAACAGGAACAAAATTAACTCCAGACACATTTACTGATATAACTGTTCTTGGTCAAGGTGAACGGTCAATAATTGACATGACTTTCAGATATCCTGGAAGGTATATGTTTCATGCCCATAAAACAGAGTTTGCAGAAAAAGGATGGATGGGGCATTTTGAGGTAATAGATGAAAAAACAAAAAAAACAGATATTGAAATGCACTAA
- a CDS encoding DUF433 domain-containing protein → MTTKLSKRIDLNPNIVVGKPIIKGTRISVSFILDLLVQGWTFEQILKNYPQLKKEDILAALEYSAHTITLESVYPL, encoded by the coding sequence ATGACAACAAAATTGAGCAAACGTATAGACCTAAATCCTAACATTGTTGTTGGTAAACCAATTATTAAAGGAACAAGAATTAGTGTGAGCTTTATCTTAGACCTGCTTGTCCAAGGATGGACTTTTGAACAAATTTTAAAAAATTATCCTCAATTAAAAAAAGAAGATATACTTGCAGCATTAGAATATTCAGCACATACTATTACTTTAGAATCAGTATATCCTTTATGA